The Thiobacillus sp. genome contains the following window.
AGGCCCACGAGGACCTGAAGCGCACCCAGCAGCAACTCCTGCACTCGGAAAAGATGGCCTCCCTGGGCCGCCTGGTGGCGGGCGTGGCCCATGAGCTCAACAACCCCATCAGCTTCGTCCTGGGCAACGTCCACGCCCTGCGCCGCTATGCAGAACGCCTGGGCCAGTACATCCAGCTGCTGCACGGCGATCACAGCCCAGAGGAACTGGCCCGCCTGCGGGACGAGCTGCGCATCGACCGCATCGTGGAAGACCTGCCCTCCCTCATGGACGGCACCATCGAAGGGGCGGAGCGCACCCGGGACATCGTCGACAGCCTGAAACGTTTCTCCGTGGTAGACCGGGACCAGGCCCGCCCCTTCAATCTGGCGGAGGTGATCGAGCGTTCCGTCAACTGGGTGCGCAAGGCCGCTCCGGACCGCTTCCAGGTGGACCTGGACCTGCCCGAGGGCATCACCGTGGTGGGTTCCTCCGGCCAGATCCAGCAGGTGGTGATGAACCTGGTGCAGAACGCCAGCGACGCCACCGCCGACGTGGCCGAACCGCGCCTTACCATCACGGCGCGGCAAAGCGGGAATCAGGTGGAGGTGGGATTTCACGACAACGGCCCCGGCATTCCGGCAAGCCACCTGGCCCACATCTTCGAGCCCTTCTTCACCACCAAGCCCGTGGGCAAGGGCACGGGCCTGGGCCTGGCCATCAGTTACGGCCTGGTGGAAAAGCACGGCGGCCGCCTGGAGGCCGCCAACGCGCCCGAGGGCGGTGCCCTGTTCACCCTGAGCCTGCCCCTGGGCAAGCCCTGAACAATGTAGCCCGGAGGAGGCGAAGCCGAGTCCGGGAAAGCCCGTCGCACCGGTCCTGGACTCGTTGTACTCCTCCAGGCTACGGGTCTGTTGAGGCGTCCTCCTAGGCCTTCACCGGCCGTACCTTGCCGGCCGCTTTCTTGGCCCTTGCCCTGGCCTCGTCCGTGTCCTTGCCTTCCGCCAGGGCCACGCCCATCCGGCGGCGGAAGAAGGCCTCCGGCTTGCCGAACAGGCGGATGTCGGTACCCGGGACCCGCAAGGCCTCGTCCACGCCCTCGAAGCGGATGCCCTCCGCCTCCATGCCGCCGTAGATGACGGCGGAGGCACCGGGATTGCGCAGACTGGTGTCCACGGGCAGGCCCAGGATGGCCCGGGCGTGGAGCTCGAATTCGCTCTGCCGCTGGGTGGCCATGGTGACCATGCCCGTGTCGTGGGGCCGGGTGCTCACTTCCGAGAACCACACCTTGTCCCCCTTGATGAAGCACTCCACGCCGAACAGCCCCAGGCCCCCCAGGTTGTCGGTGACGGCCTTGGCGATGCGCCGGGCCTCCGCCAGGGCCTTGGCGGACATGGGCTGGGGCTGCCAGCTTTCCACATAGTCCCCCTTCACCTGCACGTGGCCGATGGGCTCGCAGAAGTGGGTTTCGATCCGCCCGTCAGCACCTTTGGCCCGCACGGTGAGCTGGGTGATCTCGTAGTCGAAGTCGATGAAGCCCTCGACGATGACCCGGCCCTTGTCCACCCGTCCGCCGCTGGCGGCATAACGCCAGGCCCCGGTCAGGTCCTCCTCGCTGTCCACCTTGCTCTGGCCCTTGCCGGAAGAGGACATGACGGGCTTCACCACGCAGGGGTAGCCGATGCCGTCCTTGCCTTCCACGGCGGCACGCAAGTCCTTCAAGGAGTCGGCGAAGGCGTAGGGCGAAGTGGGCAGCTTGAGTTCCTCGGCGGCCAGGCGGCGGATGCCTTCCCGGTTCATGGTGAGATTGGCGGCCCGGGCGCTGGGAATGACCGTGCAGAGGCCCGCCTTCTCCAGTTCCAGCAGGGTCTCGGTGGCAATGGCCTCGATCTCCGGCACCACCAGGTGGGGTTTCTCCGAGTCGATGAGGCGGGCCAGCACGTTGCCATCGCTCATGTCGATGGTCTGGGCATGATGGGCCACCTGGTGGCCCGGGGCGTTGTCGTAGCGGTCCACGGCGACGACTTCCACGCCCAGGCGCTGCAGGGCGATGATGACTTCCTTACCCAGTTCGCCCGCTCCCAGCAGCATGACCCGGGTGGCAAAGGGGGACAAAGGGGTTCCGATATGCATGTCGGCCAATCCAATCTATCGAACGTAAAATAGGCCTACCAAGGTTACCGTAAGAGCGCACCCCATGGCCGAACCTCATCGACACATCGCACTTCGCCTCATGGCGCTCGCCATGGCCGGTCTGCTCTTCCTGCCTTTGCCGGGCCACGCCGCCAGCGACTCAAGCGATTGGCAATACCTCACGGTACCCGGCGACACCCTCATCGGCATCGGCCAGCGCTACCTCAGGAATCCCGGCGACTGGCCCCGAATCCAGTCCGAGAACAGGGTGGACATTCCCAAGCGCATGCCCACCAACTTCCGCCTGCGCATCCCCGTGCAACTCCTCAAGGTCACCCCGGCCCCCGTGACCGTCACCTCGGTGACTGGCAACGTGCGCGCCAAGGGAGCCGATGGCCGCTTCCAGCCCCTCCAGGCCAACGCCCGGCTCATTGGCGGCGAGACCGTCATCACCGGTCCCCGCAGCAGTGCCGCGTTCCGTTTCGCCGATGGCACCACCCTCACCCAGCAGGCCTCCAGCCGCCTGGGCTTCGGCCGACTGGCGGCCTACGGCAACACCGGCATGATCTCCACGGAACTGAGCCTGGAGGCCGGTCGCCTGGAGGCCAGCGCCGCCAGGCAGCAGGCCCCCGCCGGCGGCTTCAGCGTACGCACCCCCGTGGCCGTGGCCGGTCTGCGGGGCACCGGATTCCGCCTCAACGTGGCGGAGGACGGCCAGCGCATGACCAACGAGGTCATGGAAGGCAGCGTCGCGGTGAGCGCCAAAGGCAAGGCCGTGGCCGTGAACGCCGGCTACGGCACCTACACCGAGGCAGGCAAGGCCCCGGTGCAGCCCCGGGAACTGCTGGCCCCGCCCGACGTAAGCGCCATGCCCGGCACGATCCAGCGCCAGCCACTGCAGTTCACCAAGCCGCCCCAGGCGGGCGCCGTGGCCTGGCGCGCCCGCGTGGCCGGGGACGAGGGCCATGGTTCGGTGCTGCTGGACGACGTATTCACGGGCCCCACGGCCCAATGGAGCGACAACCTACCGGACGGCACCTATTACCTGCTGGCCCGTGCCATCGACGAGGCGGGCCTGGAGGGCATGGAAAGCGTCCACGCCTTCATCCTGGATGTACACCCCATGCCCCCCGTGCCCATCGCCCCGGCCCTGGGAGAACGGTTCTACGTGCCCCAGTCCAACT
Protein-coding sequences here:
- a CDS encoding FecR domain-containing protein; translation: MAEPHRHIALRLMALAMAGLLFLPLPGHAASDSSDWQYLTVPGDTLIGIGQRYLRNPGDWPRIQSENRVDIPKRMPTNFRLRIPVQLLKVTPAPVTVTSVTGNVRAKGADGRFQPLQANARLIGGETVITGPRSSAAFRFADGTTLTQQASSRLGFGRLAAYGNTGMISTELSLEAGRLEASAARQQAPAGGFSVRTPVAVAGLRGTGFRLNVAEDGQRMTNEVMEGSVAVSAKGKAVAVNAGYGTYTEAGKAPVQPRELLAPPDVSAMPGTIQRQPLQFTKPPQAGAVAWRARVAGDEGHGSVLLDDVFTGPTAQWSDNLPDGTYYLLARAIDEAGLEGMESVHAFILDVHPMPPVPIAPALGERFYVPQSNFAWTAVPDAHGYVLQVSPTPEFNNGVLERKLPPVVQHQEVLTEGEWHWRVASLDDAGRMHLFSPHRAFIVKPLPIPPADAQSKADGGKAHFTWSTVKGADSYGIEIARDRKVVASKQARETAAFAVLEPGKYHWRVRGHEEDGQAGGWSPHNVVILPPPPPTDLRVDAKATPPGVAWQGKAKRYRVEVAPEPAFANPVLSMVTDASSAVLKDLQPGDYHVRVIALGEDGVASLPSPAVAFTLERQVPWWMLLFMLPVL
- a CDS encoding PAS domain-containing protein, translated to MNTTKSAKDHTSLPSPLSGEEGRKGEEAWIEVIHKMDEVYSDLLKYEVALEEKNAALEESQRFVLSVLSSMSDLLLVCDREGRIEVVNQALINFTGKTEAALVGTSLFDLFPDEATRITARQSFATRGLKGLADCELELLGADTVPVAVSFNCMPRHNHRGALLGMVVTGRPLGELRRAYQALHEAHEDLKRTQQQLLHSEKMASLGRLVAGVAHELNNPISFVLGNVHALRRYAERLGQYIQLLHGDHSPEELARLRDELRIDRIVEDLPSLMDGTIEGAERTRDIVDSLKRFSVVDRDQARPFNLAEVIERSVNWVRKAAPDRFQVDLDLPEGITVVGSSGQIQQVVMNLVQNASDATADVAEPRLTITARQSGNQVEVGFHDNGPGIPASHLAHIFEPFFTTKPVGKGTGLGLAISYGLVEKHGGRLEAANAPEGGALFTLSLPLGKP
- the purT gene encoding formate-dependent phosphoribosylglycinamide formyltransferase; the protein is MHIGTPLSPFATRVMLLGAGELGKEVIIALQRLGVEVVAVDRYDNAPGHQVAHHAQTIDMSDGNVLARLIDSEKPHLVVPEIEAIATETLLELEKAGLCTVIPSARAANLTMNREGIRRLAAEELKLPTSPYAFADSLKDLRAAVEGKDGIGYPCVVKPVMSSSGKGQSKVDSEEDLTGAWRYAASGGRVDKGRVIVEGFIDFDYEITQLTVRAKGADGRIETHFCEPIGHVQVKGDYVESWQPQPMSAKALAEARRIAKAVTDNLGGLGLFGVECFIKGDKVWFSEVSTRPHDTGMVTMATQRQSEFELHARAILGLPVDTSLRNPGASAVIYGGMEAEGIRFEGVDEALRVPGTDIRLFGKPEAFFRRRMGVALAEGKDTDEARARAKKAAGKVRPVKA